The following coding sequences lie in one Rutidosis leptorrhynchoides isolate AG116_Rl617_1_P2 chromosome 4, CSIRO_AGI_Rlap_v1, whole genome shotgun sequence genomic window:
- the LOC139904331 gene encoding protein NDL1-like translates to MVDYSDSVSVDMETIYLGGKEHIIRTGHGSVSVIVYGDQEKPPLITYPDLALNHMLCFQGLFFCPEAASLLLHNFCIYHISPPGHELGAAAICPDEPLLSVEDLCDQILEVLNYFRLGAVMCMGAMAGAYILTLFATKYRDRVTGLILVSPLCKAPSWTEWFYNKLMSNLLYYYGMCGLLKECLLQRYFSKEVRGNPEIPESDIVQSCRKLLDERQSVNVWRYLQAIDKRPDISEGLKKLKCRTLIFVGDSSPFHSEALHMTGKLDRRYSALVEVQVCGSMVTEEQPHAMLIPMEYFLMGYGLYRPNPFTGSPRSPLSPSCIAPELLSPESMGLKLKPIKTRVSSPHSNTIER, encoded by the exons ATGGTGGATTACAGTGATTCCGTCTCTGTTGATATGGAAACTATCTATCTTGGTGGAAAG GAACATATTATTCGCACTGGCCATGGTTCTGTATCTGTAATCGTGTACGGCGACCAAGAAAAGCCACCATTGATTACTTATCCTGATTTAGCTCTAAATC ATATGTTGTGTTTTCAAGGACTTTTCTTTTGCCCTGAAGCTGCTTCCTTGCTCCTCCACAATTTCTGCATTTATCACATCAGTCCACCTGGGCACGAG TTAGGAGCAGCAGCAATATGTCCCGATGAACCCCTTCTATCAGTCGAGGATCTTTGCGATCAGATTCTCGAGGTCCTCAATTATTTCAG GCTTGGTGCAGTGATGTGCATGGGGGCAATGGCAGGTGCCTACATACTTACACTCTTTGCG ACAAAGTATAGAGACAGAGTTACTGGTTTAATACTTGTTTCTCCTCTTTGCAAAGCACCTTCATGGACCGAATGGTTTTACAATAAG TTGATGTCAAATTTGCTGTACTACTATGGTATGTGTGGTCTATTAAAAGAGTGTTTACTTCAAAGATATTTCAGCAAG GAAGTTCGTGGTAACCCAGAAATCCCGGAATCAGATATAGTTCAATCATGCAGAAAG TTGTTGGATGAAAGACAGAGTGTCAATGTGTGGCGGTATCTTCAGGCAATCGACAAGAGACCTGACATCAGCGAGGGTTTAAAGAAACTAAAATGCAGAACACTCATATTTGTTGGTGACAGCTCACCGTTTCATTCAGAAGCTCTTCACATGACCGGGAAATTGGACCGACGATATAGTGCTTTAGTTGAG GTACAAGTTTGTGGATCAATGGTGACCGAAGAGCAACCACATGCAATGCTGATACCCATGGAGTATTTTCTAATGGGGTACGGGCTTTATAGGCCGAACCCATTCACAGGTAGCCCGAGAAGCCCGCTAAGTCCATCTTGCATTGCCCCAGAGTTACTATCTCCCGAAAGCATGGGGTTGAAGCTAAAACCGATAAAAACTCGAGTGTCATCTCCTCATTCAAACACCATCGAGAGGTAG